One Danio rerio strain Tuebingen ecotype United States chromosome 9, GRCz12tu, whole genome shotgun sequence genomic region harbors:
- the zic5 gene encoding zinc finger protein ZIC 5 has translation MEPPLSKRNSAIRLADLASTQALPHQNMTGFPGIGGHHPHSHHAHLHPGEMGNDPGVALTPFGPEHMAQTNALKLSPSQPVQSHPEAQTAASFTSSQTTVGFPVAHPHTGYTTSRDFILRRELSASAMHALGDQHSSASSPHHHGMFISPTGAYGHAEGGAHPLFSGLHEQAAPGAHHHHHALNGQMRLGLPGDIYGRPEHFGHRPEHYGSSSLHSYNSMNLNVNLATAPHGATGAFLRYMRQPIKQELICKWIDQEQTAKKPCSKTFSTMHELVNHVTVEHVGGPEQSTHVCFWEECPREGKAFKAKYKLINHIRVHTGEKPFPCPFPGCGKVFARSENLKIHKRTHTGEKPFKCEFDGCDRKFANSSDRKKHSHVHTSDKPYFCKVRGCDKSYTHPSSLRKHMKVHCKSPPPPSANTGSSYHPSSTTIGDALSPNLDPHRNRSSNLSPQVTNLNEWYVCQGSAGPNNLHTPSSDVPTSESDDEDSFRHTDPRAML, from the exons ATGGAGCCCCCTTTAAGCAAGAGGAATTCGGCGATAAGATTAGCGGATTTGGCATCGACTCAAGCCCTTCCTCATCAGAATATGACAGGCTTCCCGGGGATAGGGGGGCATCACCCGCACTCCCACCATGCCCACCTCCACCCTGGGGAGATGGGCAACGACCCCGGAGTGGCTCTCACTCCATTTGGACCCGAGCACATGGCACAGACCAATGCTCTCAAACTTAGTCCATCTCAGCCTGTTCAAAGCCATCCCGAAGCCCAGACCGCGGCATCTTTCACGTCTTCTCAGACTACAGTTGGTTTCCCCGTGGCTCACCCCCACACAGGCTACACCACCAGCAGGGACTTCATCCTCAGGAGAGAGCTCTCAGCCTCTGCTATGCATGCACTTGGCGACCAGCATAGTTCCGCCTCCTCCCCTCATCACCATGGCATGTTCATTTCCCCAACAGGTGCTTATGGGCACGCGGAAGGTGGTGCCCATCCACTTTTCTCTGGACTGCACGAGCAAGCGGCCCCAGGtgcccaccaccaccaccatgcCCTCAACGGGCAGATGCGCCTGGGTCTACCGGGGGACATCTACGGCAGGCCAGAGCACTTCGGCCACAGGCCCGAGCACTATGGATCTTCTTCTCTGCACAGCTACAACTCCATGAACTTAAATGTGAACCTCGCCACGGCTCCTCACGGAGCCACGGGGGCGTTTTTGCGATACATGCGGCAGCCCATCAAGCAGGAGCTCATCTGCAAGTGGATAGACCAGGAACAGACTGCCAAGAAGCCCTGCTCGAAAACTTTCAGCACCATGCATGAGCTCGTCAACCATGTCACAGTGGAGCACGTTGGCGGACCGGAGCAGAGCACTCACGTTTGCTTCTGGGAAGAGTGTCCGCGCGAGGGAAAAGCGTTTAAAGCCAAGTACAAACTGATCAATCACATCCGCGTGCACACTGGCGAGAAGCCGTTCCCGTGTCCTTTTCCAGGTTGTGGCAAGGTATTCGCGCGTTCGGAAAATCTCAAGATTCACAAGAGGACGCACACAG GTGAGAAGCCATTCAAATGCGAGTTTGATGGCTGCGACAGGAAATTCGCCAACAGCAGTGACAGGAAGAAGCACTCGCACGTCCACACAAGTGATAAGCCTTACTTCTGTAAAGTGAGGGGCTGTGACAAGTCGTACACACACCCGAGCTCTCTGCGCAAACACATGAAGGTTCACTGCAAGTCTCCTCCGCCCCCTTCCGCCAACACGGGCTCTTCTTACCATCCCTCATCTACTACGATCGGTGATGCCCTTTCACCAAACCTAGATCCCCACAGGAACCGTTCGTCGAACCTTTCTCCTCAGGTGACCAACCTAAACGAATGGTACGTGTGCCAAGGGAGTGCTGGACCAAATAATCTACACACCCCCTCCAGTGATGTGCCAACGTCGGAATCCGACGACGAGGACTCTTtcagacacacagatccaagggCAATGCTCTGA